From a single Calditrichota bacterium genomic region:
- the acnA gene encoding aconitate hydratase AcnA, with translation MATQKNTDVFQARSDLRTQDGNFSYFSLAKLEQDGIGAINRLPFSIKIILENLLRNCDEYVVTSDHVKALANWQPVSEARSEIPYKPARVIMQDFTGVPAVVDLAALRSAMARAGGDPQKINPIVPVDLVVDHSVQVDEYGHPKALLRNSEIEFKRNRERYEFLHWGQQAFKNFRVIPPSSGIIHQVNLEYLAKVVQIKQENGLVVAFPDTVIGTDSHTPMINGLGVVGWGVGGIEAEAVMLGQPIYMLIPDVVGFKLYGEPQPGVTATDITLTVVQKLREHGVVGKFVEYFGPGISKMAVADRAMISNMSPEYGATIGFFPVDEETLRYMRNTNRPQSLIRLVEAYSKEQGLFRTKNTPDPVYSVTLEMDLGEVEPCIAGPKRPQDRIPLAQAKQAFHEILQTPVDKRGFALPDSELNKKTTISMNSKEDELQHGSVVIAAITSCTNTSNPSVLIGAGLLAKKAVERGLSVQPHVKTSLAPGSRVATDYLNDAGLTPYLEKLGFYTVGYGCTTCIGNSGPLPEEVSQAIDKFDFVVAGVLSGNRNFEGRIHRQVKANYLASPMLVVAYALAGKMEIDLTTEALGKDENGNPVYLKDIWPTKEEIDELIDRAQNPDLFKKEYNGVEKSNEMWNSIPTTESALYNWNPESTYIQEPPFFLNFSPETEPIKPIENMKVLVKVADSVTTDHISPAGNIDPQSPAGKYLIEHGVEPKNFNSYGSRRGNDRVMTRGTFANIRLKNQLAPGTEGGWTTYLPSNEVMTIFEAAEKYKQTNTPLMVLAGKEYGTGSSRDWAAKGTILLGIRAVLAESFERIHRSNLVGMGVLPLQFKPGESYQSIGLTGSETMTVHIDDNLQAGQEVTIDFVGDHGAKKSISAICRLDTPVEVDYYRNGGILHTVLRNFLKA, from the coding sequence ATGGCCACACAAAAGAACACGGATGTATTTCAGGCGCGTTCCGATTTGCGAACCCAGGACGGAAATTTTTCTTATTTCAGTCTGGCGAAATTAGAGCAAGACGGCATCGGCGCCATCAATCGGCTTCCTTTTTCAATTAAGATCATTTTAGAAAACCTGTTGAGAAATTGTGATGAATACGTAGTGACGTCGGATCATGTGAAAGCTTTGGCTAATTGGCAGCCGGTATCAGAAGCACGCTCAGAAATTCCGTACAAACCTGCCCGCGTGATCATGCAGGATTTTACCGGAGTTCCGGCAGTCGTGGATTTAGCAGCTCTCCGTTCAGCAATGGCGCGTGCCGGCGGCGATCCGCAAAAAATTAATCCTATCGTTCCGGTCGATCTTGTCGTGGATCATTCAGTGCAAGTTGACGAATATGGCCATCCAAAGGCGCTTTTGCGAAATTCGGAAATTGAATTTAAACGCAATCGCGAAAGGTACGAATTTCTCCACTGGGGACAACAGGCGTTTAAAAATTTCCGCGTTATTCCGCCGTCAAGCGGGATTATTCATCAGGTTAACCTGGAATATCTGGCAAAAGTCGTGCAAATCAAACAGGAAAATGGTCTCGTCGTGGCATTTCCCGACACAGTCATCGGCACGGACAGCCACACGCCGATGATTAACGGTCTCGGTGTCGTCGGCTGGGGCGTCGGCGGAATCGAGGCGGAAGCAGTCATGCTGGGGCAGCCGATTTACATGCTCATTCCCGACGTCGTCGGTTTCAAATTGTACGGCGAACCTCAACCCGGCGTTACAGCCACAGACATCACGCTCACTGTGGTGCAGAAACTTCGCGAACATGGCGTCGTGGGAAAATTTGTGGAATATTTTGGCCCGGGAATCAGCAAAATGGCGGTAGCTGATCGCGCGATGATTTCCAACATGTCGCCTGAATACGGCGCCACGATCGGATTTTTCCCTGTGGACGAAGAGACACTGCGCTACATGCGCAATACGAACAGACCGCAATCTCTGATTCGCTTGGTGGAAGCTTACAGCAAAGAACAAGGGCTGTTCCGAACCAAAAACACACCCGATCCAGTTTACAGCGTGACGCTGGAAATGGATCTGGGAGAAGTGGAGCCTTGCATCGCCGGCCCCAAGCGACCACAAGACAGAATTCCTCTGGCACAAGCGAAACAAGCTTTTCATGAGATTTTGCAAACGCCAGTTGACAAACGCGGTTTTGCTTTGCCTGACAGTGAATTAAACAAAAAAACGACCATTTCCATGAATAGCAAAGAAGATGAACTACAGCACGGTTCTGTCGTAATTGCCGCTATCACCAGTTGCACCAACACGAGCAATCCGTCAGTTTTGATTGGCGCTGGCTTGTTAGCAAAAAAAGCTGTCGAACGCGGACTTAGCGTGCAACCACACGTCAAAACCAGTCTCGCGCCGGGCTCCAGAGTTGCCACCGACTACCTGAACGACGCAGGTCTGACGCCTTATTTGGAAAAATTAGGATTTTACACTGTGGGTTACGGCTGCACCACGTGTATTGGCAACAGCGGGCCTCTGCCCGAAGAAGTGTCCCAGGCAATTGATAAATTTGATTTTGTTGTAGCTGGCGTGCTCAGCGGCAATCGAAATTTCGAGGGCAGAATTCATCGCCAGGTAAAAGCAAACTATCTTGCTTCGCCCATGTTGGTTGTCGCTTATGCGTTGGCCGGAAAAATGGAAATTGATCTTACGACTGAAGCGCTGGGCAAAGATGAAAACGGGAATCCGGTTTATTTGAAAGATATCTGGCCTACCAAAGAGGAAATCGATGAATTGATTGACCGAGCGCAAAATCCGGATTTATTCAAAAAAGAATACAACGGCGTCGAAAAAAGCAACGAAATGTGGAATTCCATCCCGACGACAGAAAGCGCTCTCTACAATTGGAATCCCGAGTCAACTTACATTCAGGAACCGCCATTTTTCCTGAATTTTTCGCCAGAAACTGAACCCATTAAACCGATTGAAAACATGAAAGTGCTGGTCAAAGTGGCGGACAGTGTCACTACAGACCACATTTCTCCGGCGGGAAATATCGATCCCCAAAGCCCTGCCGGGAAATATTTGATCGAACACGGCGTTGAGCCTAAAAATTTCAACAGCTACGGCTCGCGGCGAGGAAATGACCGCGTGATGACGCGCGGCACTTTTGCAAATATTCGGCTGAAAAATCAACTGGCACCGGGGACAGAAGGTGGCTGGACAACCTATTTGCCCAGCAATGAAGTGATGACGATTTTCGAAGCAGCGGAAAAATACAAACAGACCAACACGCCGCTGATGGTGCTCGCGGGCAAAGAATACGGCACCGGCTCCAGCCGCGACTGGGCAGCGAAAGGGACAATTCTTTTAGGAATAAGAGCGGTTCTCGCTGAAAGCTTTGAAAGAATTCACCGCAGCAACCTGGTCGGCATGGGCGTACTGCCGCTGCAGTTTAAGCCCGGAGAAAGTTACCAGTCTATTGGACTCACCGGCTCCGAAACCATGACTGTCCACATTGATGACAATCTGCAAGCAGGACAGGAAGTGACAATCGATTTTGTCGGCGACCACGGAGCCAAAAAGTCAATCTCCGCCATTTGTCGACTGGATACGCCCGTTGAAGTGGATTACTACAGAAACGGCGGGATTTTGCACACGGTATTGCGAAATTTTCTGAAAGCGTAG
- a CDS encoding CPBP family intramembrane metalloprotease, with the protein MSKHRSQLKILAIFILANALLAFLTFALKLYENVPGQLDLNALPDVPAWLLGIANGGIIIILYGVLGILGYWLARKMNLPGIYRRGAGWNDLVLLPLIIGVAVGLVMIFADKIFTSASSWNGFPHPPFPMSIFASATAGIGEEILYRGFVLSLWAFLLNIFLKRWHARSLSLTLANVIAALAFGAAHLPGLMMMMHFRSISSIPPIALAELFLLNGIVGLAAGDRFIRDGLVAAIGVHFWADIVWHVIFPLI; encoded by the coding sequence ATGTCAAAACATCGTTCGCAATTGAAAATTCTCGCTATTTTCATTTTAGCAAATGCTTTGCTCGCTTTTTTGACCTTCGCGTTAAAATTGTACGAAAATGTTCCCGGCCAGCTTGACCTAAACGCGCTACCAGATGTGCCGGCTTGGCTGCTTGGCATTGCCAATGGCGGCATAATTATCATTTTGTACGGCGTTCTGGGAATCCTCGGCTACTGGCTGGCGCGAAAAATGAATCTGCCGGGCATTTATCGCAGGGGCGCCGGGTGGAACGATTTGGTTTTGCTGCCGCTAATTATCGGCGTCGCTGTCGGGTTGGTGATGATTTTTGCCGATAAAATTTTCACTTCCGCATCTTCGTGGAACGGCTTTCCACATCCGCCGTTCCCGATGTCAATTTTCGCCTCGGCGACTGCCGGCATCGGCGAAGAAATTTTGTACCGCGGATTTGTTTTGTCGCTGTGGGCATTTTTACTCAATATTTTTCTGAAGCGCTGGCACGCGCGCAGTTTGTCACTGACGCTGGCGAACGTGATTGCCGCGCTCGCTTTTGGCGCCGCTCACTTGCCCGGTTTGATGATGATGATGCATTTCAGATCGATCAGTTCCATTCCGCCGATCGCGTTAGCGGAACTTTTTCTGCTGAACGGAATTGTCGGATTAGCCGCAGGAGATCGTTTCATCCGCGACGGACTGGTTGCTGCCATTGGCGTGCATTTTTGGGCGGACATTGTCTGGCACGTTATTTTTCCTTTAATCTGA
- the tpx gene encoding thiol peroxidase — protein sequence MTIERKGDVTFQGNPLTVIGPKLKIGDKAPNFKILSNELTEVTLNSSAGKIRLISVVPSLDTGICDAQTRRFNEEAAKFGSDVVVLTVSVDLPFAQKRWCGAAGIDRVETLSDHRDMNFGNAYGTHVKELRLEQRSIFIVDKNDIIRYVQYVPEIAQHPDYEEAISALNKVIND from the coding sequence ATGACAATCGAAAGAAAGGGCGACGTTACTTTTCAGGGAAATCCTCTGACAGTAATCGGCCCGAAATTAAAAATTGGCGACAAAGCGCCTAATTTCAAAATTTTGTCTAATGAGTTGACAGAAGTGACGCTGAACAGCAGCGCCGGAAAAATCCGACTCATCAGCGTGGTGCCGTCGCTGGACACAGGCATTTGCGACGCCCAAACCAGACGCTTCAACGAAGAAGCAGCCAAATTCGGCAGTGACGTCGTCGTTTTGACAGTGAGCGTGGATTTACCGTTTGCGCAAAAACGCTGGTGCGGCGCCGCCGGAATTGATCGCGTGGAGACGCTCTCGGATCACCGCGACATGAATTTTGGCAATGCCTACGGAACTCACGTAAAAGAGCTGCGTTTGGAACAACGTTCGATTTTTATCGTTGATAAAAATGACATCATTCGTTACGTCCAGTACGTTCCGGAAATCGCGCAGCATCCTGATTACGAGGAAGCGATCAGCGCGTTGAACAAAGTGATTAACGACTAA
- a CDS encoding transketolase, translating to MASESQTIDKRFQELAKNFSRWEKLKDMVDQSIDMMLNLRQSGHPGGSRSKVHMMLATMLSGVMRYDIRHPEKRFSDRFILVAGHTIPLIYAIFAVLNEALRRKYKQTGNKIYQIAGAPERALYWEDLLTLRHNGGLPGHAEMAGKTLFLKFNTGPSGHGSPVAAGEAMALKLAGADDIRVFAVEGEGGATAGAIHETQNSAYGLGLNNLYFLIDWNDYGIDNHKISDIVYGTPQDWFGAHGWRVFGTEKGMEWETVTKTLLEMTYSENPDQRPNVSWFKTRKGRDYGIYDNKSHGTPHKPMDSPGFWETTKIFTERYGIEFEGFGTEAPATEAERVAQTRENLNRVFQLYDQDPELLDYVAETLVNLGESIPESKKLFYDFAKNPFKDPVFTDYKNFPEDIFVKPGEKAPNRAGLAKFGAWINAECAKRYGRPMFIAMSADLADSTNISGFAKPYRDFPGFGPYDRNHNPKGSLLPQGITEFANAGISAGISTVNFAENPFEEYNGFYSTCSTYGSFVYLKYGPMRLFSQLAQDSEFRVGKTLWIAGHSGPETAEDSRTHFGIFAPGVTQLFPEGQIINLYPWEHNEVAPMIAAAMATDKPIIALHLTRPPIEIPDREKLGIASHFEAAKGAYIIRDYKAGQPKMGTIFVQGTSTTANVVKILPKLDELGLNVKLVAAVSYELFKLQPESYQKQIVSDEDWHNSTVITNSARRNMRDWLFSKVAEEYAMSSDWDNRWRTGGSVEELCEEAHISPDWLLKGIEKFAKDLDARLAELKK from the coding sequence ATGGCATCGGAATCCCAGACCATCGACAAAAGATTTCAGGAGCTTGCAAAAAATTTTTCTCGCTGGGAAAAATTAAAAGACATGGTAGATCAATCCATCGACATGATGCTTAATTTGCGCCAGAGCGGTCATCCCGGCGGTTCCCGCTCTAAAGTGCACATGATGCTTGCCACCATGTTGAGCGGCGTCATGCGTTACGACATTCGCCACCCCGAAAAACGTTTTTCTGACCGGTTCATTCTCGTTGCCGGGCACACGATTCCCTTGATTTACGCGATATTCGCGGTTTTGAACGAAGCGCTGCGTCGCAAATACAAGCAAACCGGCAATAAAATATATCAAATCGCCGGCGCGCCGGAACGCGCGCTTTACTGGGAAGACCTGCTCACGCTGCGTCACAACGGCGGTCTGCCCGGACACGCGGAAATGGCAGGCAAAACTTTATTTCTGAAATTCAACACCGGCCCTTCAGGACACGGTTCTCCGGTCGCAGCCGGCGAGGCAATGGCGCTGAAATTAGCCGGTGCTGACGACATTCGCGTTTTTGCTGTGGAAGGCGAAGGCGGCGCCACTGCCGGGGCAATTCATGAAACGCAAAATTCAGCTTACGGCCTGGGATTGAATAATTTATACTTTTTGATCGATTGGAATGACTATGGCATTGACAATCATAAAATCAGCGACATTGTGTATGGCACGCCGCAGGATTGGTTCGGCGCTCACGGCTGGCGCGTTTTCGGCACTGAGAAAGGCATGGAATGGGAAACGGTTACTAAAACTTTGTTGGAAATGACTTATTCCGAAAATCCGGATCAGCGCCCCAACGTGAGTTGGTTCAAAACGCGCAAAGGCCGAGACTACGGAATTTACGACAACAAATCCCACGGCACGCCGCACAAACCGATGGACAGCCCGGGCTTCTGGGAGACAACAAAAATTTTCACCGAACGTTACGGCATCGAATTTGAAGGATTCGGAACAGAAGCTCCGGCGACAGAAGCAGAACGCGTGGCGCAAACAAGAGAGAACCTGAATCGCGTTTTTCAATTGTACGATCAGGATCCCGAGTTGCTGGATTACGTGGCAGAGACGCTGGTGAATTTAGGCGAGTCCATTCCCGAAAGCAAAAAGTTGTTTTACGATTTTGCTAAAAATCCGTTCAAAGACCCGGTGTTCACTGATTACAAGAATTTCCCGGAAGATATTTTTGTCAAACCCGGCGAAAAAGCTCCTAACCGCGCCGGTCTGGCGAAATTTGGCGCCTGGATTAATGCCGAATGCGCGAAGCGCTACGGCAGACCCATGTTCATCGCCATGTCTGCGGATCTGGCGGATTCGACGAACATCTCGGGGTTTGCCAAACCTTATCGTGATTTCCCCGGCTTTGGTCCTTACGATCGCAACCATAATCCGAAAGGCAGCCTGCTGCCACAGGGAATTACAGAATTCGCCAACGCCGGAATTTCCGCGGGTATCTCTACAGTTAATTTTGCTGAAAATCCGTTCGAGGAATACAACGGATTTTATTCTACGTGCTCCACGTACGGCTCTTTCGTTTATTTGAAATATGGGCCCATGCGTTTGTTCAGCCAGTTGGCGCAGGATTCGGAATTTCGCGTCGGAAAAACGCTCTGGATCGCGGGACACTCGGGACCGGAAACTGCGGAAGATTCACGCACTCATTTCGGCATTTTCGCGCCGGGCGTGACGCAGCTTTTTCCCGAAGGGCAAATCATTAATCTTTACCCCTGGGAACACAATGAAGTCGCGCCTATGATTGCCGCGGCAATGGCGACGGACAAACCCATTATCGCATTGCATCTGACAAGGCCGCCAATCGAAATTCCTGATCGGGAGAAATTGGGCATTGCCTCTCATTTTGAAGCGGCAAAAGGCGCGTACATCATTCGCGACTACAAAGCGGGCCAGCCCAAAATGGGAACCATCTTTGTTCAAGGAACAAGCACCACAGCCAATGTCGTGAAAATTTTGCCGAAATTGGACGAGTTGGGTTTGAACGTGAAGTTAGTGGCTGCGGTGAGCTACGAATTGTTCAAATTGCAGCCGGAAAGCTACCAAAAGCAGATCGTGTCAGACGAAGATTGGCATAATTCCACAGTCATCACCAATAGCGCGCGGCGCAATATGCGCGATTGGCTATTCAGCAAAGTTGCTGAAGAATACGCCATGTCCTCCGATTGGGACAATCGCTGGCGGACCGGCGGTTCCGTGGAAGAATTGTGCGAAGAAGCACACATTTCGCCGGACTGGCTGCTTAAAGGCATCGAAAAATTTGCCAAAGACTTGGACGCAAGACTGGCGGAATTGAAAAAATAG